In Alkalihalobacillus sp. AL-G, the genomic stretch ACTTAGACGGTACATCGGTAGCTTACACCTATGATGCAGCTGGAAATCGCTCATCCATGTTGGACGGAACTGGTGAAATGGTTTATACGTATACACACCGGGATCAATTGGATAGTGTGACAGACCCTAACGGGCGCGAGGTCAGCTATACGTATGACGATAACGGTAATCTCAAAACGCTTACGTATCCAGATGCGACAACTGTTACCTACGCCTATAACAAAGCCGATCAAATGGTGAGTGTAACCGATTGGAACGGTAAGGTTACTCAAATTGATCCGGACCCACGCGGGCTAACTGACCAAAAAACTCTTCCGAACGGGGTAACGACCAATTATACGTACAACAGCCTTGGTGAAGTGAAAGCGATTAAAAGTACGCTAGACCAGGCGATCCAAATACCGGAAGATTCATAACCAAAGATACTTTCAAAGGATTTGAAGATGATCCGATCTCACAAAACAAATATATTTATGCCTACAACAATCCGGTTACACTGACAGATCCAAGTGGCCACAGTCCAAAAGAGGGCTCCTCTTCATTATGGTCTGATCTCGGTACATCAATTATTGGATTGGTTGGCTCAAGCCATGTAGAAACAGTTGGAAAGGGTATCTTAGAGGGTATACCAACTTTAGCCAAATATTCTTCATTTGTTCCCTTTGTTGGGAATGGTATTGGAATAACTACAGACCATTTTATTGGAGGACAAAGTTGGACATCAGCTTCATTAGATGAAGCGACTGTTTCTGGAGCAACTGGCTTAACTATGGCTGCATTTGGGGTTTCTACTGGCGGAGCTGGATTTGCTATAGGGGCTGGTTACACGGGTGTGAATATGTTAGTAAAACAAGAAACAGGAAAAACCACAGGTCAACATATAGAGGATAATGTTATTAAACCTGTAAAACGTAAGGCTAAGGATATTCATGATTACTACTTTGATTTCTCCGAAAATCCAAGGGAGACTTACCTTCATTGGTTCGGGTATTAACACTTAATTAAAAGCTTCTATTTATATCGATATGCTAATTTAAAGGAGGGAGAATTATGCCAGCTTCGTTAGATGCGAAGTATTATATTATACCATTCCTAATAATAGCAACGTATGCATTGTTATATACAAGGAAGGCAGATTTAAAACCGCATTCACGCGTAAAATTATATGCAACAGTAGTTTTTCTGTATTTGTTGGCTGTTTTCACTTTCGGTATGGCCTATATTAATCAGTCGCTTTTCGTTGATTTAGGATTATATGTAGGTGGAATCTGGGTACTTCAAGGATTTTTAATACCTAACTCTTGGATTGATAAAAAGTATTACAAGTGGAAGGAAAGACGCCAAGCAAATAATGAATTGGATAAATCAAAATAAATTTTAGAAGTTACAATATGGATAGAAATATAATTTAACAATAGTGTTGATGACCCTGGAATCTATCTGGGGTCATTTCTTGATTTAACCCTCTCTAAATCTATTAAATACTAATTATTGCGTTGTGAATCGCCATCAAACAATAACTCTTGGACGGAACCTGCCAACCGTCCCCCGTCCGACATGATTGTTCTTCAACAGAAGGAGGCTTTTCTGCAATAAAGCTATTGTAGACAATCTAAAAACGATCTTCCACAATCGGGCCAGATTCTTGAGTAACTCATTTTCAAAATAAATGGATATTTGTATCAAAATTTATAGAAGAGATTGTGAAGAAATGTCCTTAAACTATAGAGGCAGTTTAGTTGAAGAAGAAGTGGTATTATTTAGGGTAGGAAAGAATGGGAAGGGAAGAACTTTATGAAACGTTTATTTTAGTTGGGACGATGATGATTATATTGGTGGCACTACATATATAGAAATTGATGATGGTTATGTAACAAAACAAATTGCAGTAACACCAAAAAAGTATATAGCTTCCAATCGTAAAGACAAAGAACATCATTTTTATTTAGCAGAGGGACCAGTCAATATTGATGAAATTATAGAGTACGGTGGTTCCGAGATAAATGAAGAACATTTTTATAGTGTATGGAACACATATAAAAATCACCTTATTGATAAATGGAACGAGACAAAAGAAAAATTCCCTATTGGAGATAAGATTGAGGGAATAATTGAAGTTTTTTATCCTCAAGGGGTAATTTTTAATGTTTCACAAGATGTAATTGGTATCACTGACTACAATAAATCTAGCGACAGTACAAACCCAGAAAACCTTTATCCAGGACACAAAATAGTAGGAAAAATTGTTGGATATGATGAAGAAAATATGTGGTTAGTTATTGATAATCCAAGGGTGTTTTGACTCTTGTTCTTCTTCAACTAACTTGCGCCGATTGCTGGATAAGGTAATCGCCTTTGTTTTATTGAAGAATTAGGCAGTAGTTGAAGTAGTAAATGTAAAAGAAAAATAGAGTTTGGTTATGTTTACAAATGGAGGTAACAACATATGTCAGTTGAACGTGATGCAATGATTAGATCTTTAAAAGAGTTAGTTATTCCAATATTAAGAGAAAGTGGTTTTAAGGGTTCCTTTCCTCACTTTTATAGGAAATTAGAAGAACAAACTGATTTATTGATGTTTCAATTTAGTATGTGGGGTGGAGTCTTATATGTTGAAATCTCTAAGTGTCCACCAGAAGGACATACTGATGTCTCAGGTAAATTTCGTACACCTAATAAAATGAAAGTTTATTATATCGGTGATGGTTCTGCTTGGCATCGACATCGAATTGGAAAAGACGTAAAAGGAATGTTTAAATTCCATAAAGATAATACTGATGAGATTGGAAAACTGATAAAAAACTCATTAAGTGAAGCTGGAGAATGGTGGACCTCTTATCCTAATTGGTGGACTTAATAAAGTTCATTTATATAGTAATACCAGCTAATAGAAGCTCCTTGGTTATTCCATAATAGGGGGCACTTCTGGAATTAGAAGGTTATGTTTTCCATATTAGGGTCATATTATTGAAGAAGGACTGATGTGTATAATGGTATTTCATGAAGCATTACATTTGTAATGCTTTTTTATTTGAACCTTATAAAATTCAAGAAAAACTATTCAAAAAATGAAACTAAATAAAAAACCATAATTCTTAAAAGTACAGAAAGGAGGAAAATATGTGAAGGAAAATCATAATATTTGAATTGAAAAATGATATTGACCTTAAGGCGAACACAAGGAACAAATAATTGAGAAAATAATGAGCTTATATACCCAAGATGTTTATTTACTAGCCTATTCTTTTGTAATAGATCAAGGATTGGCTGAAGGTATTTCTCAGGAAGTCTTTATTAAATGTTACAAGCATGTTGAAAACTTCCGTGGAGATGCTTCCATTAAATCCTGGGTCTATCGCATTACTGTAAATACATCTAAAGATTTTGTCAGGAAAAAAGTGTTGAGATTAAAATACCCGAAATTGTTACTAGGGAATCTTCAAAAGACGGAAAGTCCAGAGGAAAGCTTTTTTAAAGATAATCAAAGAGATCAATTATTACATAAGGTTCTTTCCCTTCTTTACAAATATCGTGAGGTTATAGAGCTCTATTATGTCAATGACCTAACAATAAATGAAGTTGGAGTTACACTAAATTTAAACACCAATACTATAAAAACAAGGCTTGTAAGAGGACGGGCCAAATTAAAAGAAAATCTTGTTTTCCAGAAAGGAGAGATTTTTTAATGGATGAAGATTTAAAGCAAGTAAAAAAGTATTATAAAGAAAATTATTTCGATGAAGAAATCGCCACACGTATAAAAAGCAATGTTCAGCATCGCTTGATAAAAGGTAAGAAAAAGTTGAGCGTTAACAAGAAAATAACATATTCCATCAGTGCTGCTGTATTATTTTTTACTCTGTTATTCAGTTTGGCTTTTGCTTCTCCCGCCATGGCGAGAATCATGTCAAATATTCCTTACTTGAATTCAATTTTTGAATTTATAGGTGACAGGGGGTTTCAAATTGCAAGTGAAGAAGGGCTAACTGCCCAAGTTGACAAATCTGCAACCGATAAAGGGATCACTCTTACCATTAACGAGGTATATTCTGCTGGACAGAAAATTTCTGTAGCCTACACAATACAGTCCAAGGAGAAACTTATTCCACCTTCGAAACAAAGCCCTTTTCAAATACTAGAAAGACCTGATATTGTCATTAATGGAAAATGGATCAATCATGCTGGTTCCTATCGTCATCAAAAAGTAACTGAAAATAAGTACATTGGTGTGGTAGAATTTCAAACATATAAACAGCTCCCCGATCATTTTGATGTGAAGATTAATACCGATAGCATCTTTAATCAGGTAGGGCAGTGGACTGTCCAATTTCCTGTAAAAAAGTCTACGGAAAAAGAAATTTTAATAGCGAAGAGTAAATCTTATAAGGAATTTACATTGACGGCAAATTCAATGGCTATCAATCCTGCAGAGATTTCGATCACGTTTGATCATGCGAATAAGGTGGCGTTTAAAGAAGACGGAACTATTATTCACGATGAACATATTGGTTTTAATTTACTAACCGATAACGGCACGGCTTTAAACCTGTTAGATTTACATGGGTATTCAAGACCTGATGATCTGAATGGCAATACCCTTGTAATGCATAACAATTATATTTTCTTACCGCCAAAACGGAAAACAGACTATCTCATTTTAAGTCCGTACACCATTCCGGATTACAAATATCAAGAGGTGACTGGGGCTTTAGATGCTGAAAAATTCCCTCTTACACTTGATAAGGGTCAGCTTGGAAAAGTAACAATTACTGATGTGAAGTATGATCAGAATAAGACACTGTTATATTTCAAGGTAAAGAGTGAGTTCCCTTACCCGAATCATTTGGACGGGGCACGAATTTGGTTGAAAAATGTTTCTGGGGAAGTTATAACTACGCTAAAACGTTATCCCGATCGTGTTAAAGGTAATTTGTTTGTCTTGGAATTTAAACCTATTAACGAAGAGGATAAACCTTTAAAAGTGGTTACACAAAAACATCCGATGCCTGAAATTCTAGAAGAACTTCGAATTATGATCCCAATAAATAATAATTAAAGGATTTGCACATTTATAGTACTTAGTAAGATGAGTAGCTCCTGAGAAAAGCAAGGAGCTACTCTCATTTATCTGGTTTGAAGTCAATTCAAAGGTTTTGTAATGCGTTCGTTATTCCGCTATAGGGGGCATATCTGAAATAAGGTATGCCTCCTTATTCGTAAAAGTAATCATTGAGTAGGGCCAATTAATTTGTAATAATTGGTATTAACTAGATGGAGTTTAATGGAGTATGATTAAGGGGGATTAAGTGAGTAAAAAAAGTTTACTATTATATAGTTGTATTACGCTTTTAGTTGCTATGGGTTGGTTTGCCTACCAAAAAGCTACTGATAATACTTACGAGGGTATGTCAATTATCCCTGAAGAACACGAGGACATTCCTTTATTCGAGGGGTTAGAGCCGACTGAACACGAATATGTTATAGATGGTGATTATTGGTTGGATATTTATGATTTTTACTCAAAAGAACTACCAAAGCTTGGCTGGAATGTTGAATATGAAGGCTCTGCCCTTAATGATAAAGACCCAGAAAATGATTGGAGCGGCTTTTATTCTCGTTGGAGAAAAGAAGGATTCAACGGTGAATTAACTGTTTCAGCACACTATAACCAATTTGAAGAACAAACAGAAGTGAAATTTGACAAAACGCCAATACATAATACAACAATATGGATTAATTATACTCCAGAAAGCATTTGTATTTATGAAAGTCAGATGGATGAAAAATGCTCCAAAGTAACAGATCAAATTAAAATAGAGGAAATTGTAAATTTTATAAACGGTGCTATTGATTGGAATGAAGAAGTATTACCTCGTGAAAAAACAAGTATGATTGATTTTGGTGACATAAAAATAAAGGTTCTTTATGAAAATGAAGAGGAAATTTATTTTCAATCAAAAAAAGGTACAAAATTGATGAAACCAGATCCTGATTTCTTTAAACTTACAAACCTTCAATAAAGGTGTTTTTCATTTATACCAGCTAATAATGGGTTTCTACTTATTCCACATAAGGGGGCGTTGATCCAAGAAGGGTTACGCCTCTTTTTGCTTAATATCTAACTAGTGGGCAGTTTTAAGGAGTACTGGGAGTAGACGGATAATAAGTTCCTTTTAAAGACAATTGATATTCGGGTTAACCTAAGAAAATTTAAAACTAAATTAAGGAGCCAACAATTATGACCGAAGTATTTGAGTTAAAGAAGAATGATAGGTTTAAACTAATTAATGAAGTTGCCCTCAAATTACAACAGGAGATGAACACTACAGAAATTAACCTTTTTCTGAGTGGTTTTACCATTGAACATAATAATGAAACTATTGTTCCAAGTAAGAGAACTCATGTTATTAATTTATTATCAAAGGTTTCGGATTCAGTAGTTTTACAGGTAGCAAGCGGGTTAAATATTAACTTACATAACAATATAGAAGTAATAAACCAACTAGATAACTTATTACAAGAGAACTTTTTGAAGAATATTATTGATGATTTTAATCGCTCAGTATCAAATATTGAGAAAGATTCAGATCAAGCAATTGCAAGTGCTTCTTCAACACTAGAGAGTATATGTAAATCTTTGTTAGATTTTTTCTCCACAGATTATCCCAAAGATCAAAGTTTATCATCATTAGTTTCAAAGACTTTTTCTCTGTTAGACTTATCATCTGCTGCTCACTCGGATGCTGAAATAAAAAGGATTCTAGGAGGATTAACTAACGCAGGGTTAGGCATAGGAGTGCTAAGAACTGGATATAGTTCTGCTCATGGAAAAGGTAGTAAACAATACAGGTTAGGAAAAAGACATGCTAGGTTAGTTGTGAATAGCATGGCAACAATAGGAATATTTTTGTTGGAAACATACTACGAAAAATATAATATGGTTTAGAAAAGGGAGTTAAGATATGGTCGTAACAAATTTATGAGGGAACACCATTTTCAGTTGCTCCCTTTCAGAACTTTTATAGAATATCTTTATATTTATTCCTCCAGTTAAGGGGGTAATAATTAATAACTATCGCCTCCTAAAGAGAAAACACTAAATCTAAAATACATTAGAAGAAAGAGCTGGTCTAGCAAAAAATCTTATTCGGTCGAATAAATAGTAAAACCTGTGGTTATATCTGACCATAGGTTTTTTTACATCATGATGGTATTTATTTAAGGATACTTCCATATGCTAAACTCGAATTCCAAACTGAGAGAACACGCAAAGAAGAAAGGATTAGAGTGTAATGCTATTTGGAAAACTAAGTATTATTTTAAGTTTGGTGACCTCATTAAGTGCATCCCTTGATCATACAAATAACACTGAAAAGCCATACCCTACCTCTGTATTTCAACAGATGCATACTATGGGTTTTGATACGTCATCAAAATATAAATTATCTACAAAAGTAAACCAAAAAATTCAACTGGAAGATACTACAATCACAATAACAGATGTATTATATGATGGAATAAACATTTATATTGGATATCAAACACGCCCGTACAATAAGGTTTATCATGATTATCATTTTTCGTTTAAAGTGAACGGTAAACCAATGGATGGTTTCGGATACTCAATTGATCAACGAAAAATTAATAATTCACAGGGGGCTAACATTCTTACATTGACACCTCGAAATCCGCTTAATAGTGAGTTCGAATTGAGTTTATATTTGAATCAAAAAAACTCGAAACAAAATCTGACATCAAGCATGGTGGAATTACCGATTAAGAAAATAAAAGGGGTGAAATCATATTCGTTATCTTTAAATAAATCACTTCAAGGAAACAGATATAGCATTAAAAAGGTTGTGTTTAGCCCAATTGTTACAGCGATTATATTTGATGCGGAAATTTCAGTTCATGACCATAATAGCATTAAATATTTGCTTTTTAATAATGAAATTATGTTAAATCCTTTAGGAAGTGGAGGCGGAGGAGGGCCAGAGAAGGATGGCAAGATCGTGACCAGGAATATTGCCAGATTTGAGCCGCTCGAAAAA encodes the following:
- a CDS encoding sigma-70 family RNA polymerase sigma factor produces the protein MSLYTQDVYLLAYSFVIDQGLAEGISQEVFIKCYKHVENFRGDASIKSWVYRITVNTSKDFVRKKVLRLKYPKLLLGNLQKTESPEESFFKDNQRDQLLHKVLSLLYKYREVIELYYVNDLTINEVGVTLNLNTNTIKTRLVRGRAKLKENLVFQKGEIF
- a CDS encoding DUF4179 domain-containing protein — translated: MLFGKLSIILSLVTSLSASLDHTNNTEKPYPTSVFQQMHTMGFDTSSKYKLSTKVNQKIQLEDTTITITDVLYDGINIYIGYQTRPYNKVYHDYHFSFKVNGKPMDGFGYSIDQRKINNSQGANILTLTPRNPLNSEFELSLYLNQKNSKQNLTSSMVELPIKKIKGVKSYSLSLNKSLQGNRYSIKKVVFSPIVTAIIFDAEISVHDHNSIKYLLFNNEIMLNPLGSGGGGGPEKDGKIVTRNIARFEPLEKLPKRLVFQAVKVQNPKNGSNKLLEKPLSKLPLSLKQGEVGSIKVTEIKNGKNYTKIYYEVEGKEPYKQATAFFLKDDANQKYDMLKPPDRLSDDEYKFVATFEPTNQTDNLSIVSAQLKKPVSIDTFKVEIKLEK
- a CDS encoding DUF4179 domain-containing protein, whose translation is MDEDLKQVKKYYKENYFDEEIATRIKSNVQHRLIKGKKKLSVNKKITYSISAAVLFFTLLFSLAFASPAMARIMSNIPYLNSIFEFIGDRGFQIASEEGLTAQVDKSATDKGITLTINEVYSAGQKISVAYTIQSKEKLIPPSKQSPFQILERPDIVINGKWINHAGSYRHQKVTENKYIGVVEFQTYKQLPDHFDVKINTDSIFNQVGQWTVQFPVKKSTEKEILIAKSKSYKEFTLTANSMAINPAEISITFDHANKVAFKEDGTIIHDEHIGFNLLTDNGTALNLLDLHGYSRPDDLNGNTLVMHNNYIFLPPKRKTDYLILSPYTIPDYKYQEVTGALDAEKFPLTLDKGQLGKVTITDVKYDQNKTLLYFKVKSEFPYPNHLDGARIWLKNVSGEVITTLKRYPDRVKGNLFVLEFKPINEEDKPLKVVTQKHPMPEILEELRIMIPINNN
- a CDS encoding abortive infection family protein, whose protein sequence is MTEVFELKKNDRFKLINEVALKLQQEMNTTEINLFLSGFTIEHNNETIVPSKRTHVINLLSKVSDSVVLQVASGLNINLHNNIEVINQLDNLLQENFLKNIIDDFNRSVSNIEKDSDQAIASASSTLESICKSLLDFFSTDYPKDQSLSSLVSKTFSLLDLSSAAHSDAEIKRILGGLTNAGLGIGVLRTGYSSAHGKGSKQYRLGKRHARLVVNSMATIGIFLLETYYEKYNMV
- a CDS encoding DUF4304 domain-containing protein, with protein sequence MSVERDAMIRSLKELVIPILRESGFKGSFPHFYRKLEEQTDLLMFQFSMWGGVLYVEISKCPPEGHTDVSGKFRTPNKMKVYYIGDGSAWHRHRIGKDVKGMFKFHKDNTDEIGKLIKNSLSEAGEWWTSYPNWWT